Proteins from a genomic interval of Rhizobium rhododendri:
- a CDS encoding ABC transporter ATP-binding protein: MASVELQNLRKSYGALDVIHDISLSISDGEFIALVGPSGCGKSTLLRMIAGLEEVTGGDVLIGGDIVNALTPRERNIAMVFQSYALYPHMTVAQNMAFNLKLSGQPKTVIDQRVNEAARMLDLTALLERKPAQLSGGQRQRVAMGRAVVRNPSVFLFDEPLSNLDAKLRVQMRAEIKTLHQKVQTTSIYVTHDQIEAMTLADRIVVLNQGRIEQHGTPLELYRTPANLFVAGFIGSPAMNVLDGVVEGLAGEPVVRLKDGTALRIAAERRVTSGQEVTIGLRPENLNPAGKGSPLSGRTLLVEPTGAQTHVLFEIAGQQMTAVVDGEFPVSYGAALNVNINPDQVYVFDRISGIAL, translated from the coding sequence ATGGCATCCGTCGAGCTTCAGAACCTCCGCAAATCCTATGGTGCGCTCGATGTCATTCATGACATCTCGCTCTCGATCAGCGACGGGGAATTCATCGCTCTGGTCGGTCCATCCGGTTGTGGCAAGTCGACATTGCTGAGGATGATCGCCGGGCTGGAGGAGGTTACCGGCGGCGATGTGCTGATCGGTGGCGACATCGTCAACGCGCTGACGCCCCGCGAGCGCAACATTGCCATGGTGTTCCAGTCATACGCGCTCTATCCGCACATGACAGTGGCGCAGAACATGGCATTCAATCTCAAATTGTCAGGGCAGCCGAAGACTGTGATCGACCAGCGCGTCAACGAGGCGGCACGGATGCTGGATCTGACCGCGCTTCTTGAGAGGAAACCGGCCCAGCTCTCCGGAGGCCAGCGCCAGCGGGTGGCCATGGGCAGGGCCGTCGTGCGAAATCCCTCCGTCTTCCTCTTCGACGAGCCCCTGTCCAATCTCGACGCCAAACTCCGTGTCCAGATGCGTGCCGAGATCAAGACGCTCCACCAGAAGGTCCAGACGACGTCCATCTACGTCACCCATGACCAGATCGAAGCCATGACGCTTGCCGACCGGATCGTCGTGCTCAACCAGGGCAGGATAGAGCAGCACGGCACGCCCCTGGAACTTTACCGAACCCCCGCCAACCTGTTCGTCGCGGGCTTTATTGGCTCGCCTGCCATGAATGTGCTCGACGGCGTGGTGGAGGGTCTGGCGGGCGAGCCAGTTGTCCGGCTGAAGGACGGGACTGCGCTGCGCATTGCCGCCGAGAGGCGGGTCACGTCGGGACAGGAGGTTACGATCGGCTTGCGTCCAGAGAACTTGAACCCGGCAGGAAAGGGATCACCACTCAGCGGTCGGACCCTGCTTGTTGAACCAACCGGTGCGCAGACACATGTGTTGTTCGAGATTGCCGGCCAACAAATGACAGCCGTTGTGGATGGCGAGTTCCCTGTCAGCTACGGCGCCGCGCTCAACGTCAACATCAACCCTGACCAGGTTTACGTCTTCGATCGCATCAGCGGGATCGCCCTTTAA
- a CDS encoding carbohydrate ABC transporter permease has product MTDMATSIRVSPGTRAYLYLSLTIIAAIVLVPLLTTALGGFKSLGDLRVNPFGLPAEWHVENYTDILFGDRYWRQMMNSLIIALLTVFLTVSVSAMAAFTFAHVRFFGSDFLLNYFLIGLMFPAATAILPLFIRIRDLGLLNTYWGVVLPQVAFGLGMSILLLRNYFKNLPEELFQAALVDGCGYMRFFWYITLPLSRPIIATVSIISFVGSWNSYILPLIMLNSESIYPWPLGIMVYRGEFGTQWQLVLAFITLTILPTIIVFFLAQKHIIAGLTAGAVKS; this is encoded by the coding sequence ATGACTGATATGGCCACATCCATTCGCGTCAGCCCCGGCACCAGGGCCTACCTGTACCTGTCGCTGACCATCATCGCAGCCATCGTCCTCGTGCCACTGCTGACAACCGCGCTCGGCGGCTTCAAGTCGCTCGGCGATCTCAGGGTCAATCCTTTCGGCCTGCCAGCGGAATGGCATGTCGAAAACTACACCGACATCCTGTTTGGCGATCGCTACTGGCGACAGATGATGAATTCGCTGATCATCGCCCTGCTGACGGTGTTCCTGACCGTCAGCGTCTCGGCGATGGCCGCCTTCACCTTTGCCCACGTGCGCTTCTTCGGCTCGGATTTTCTGCTGAATTACTTCCTGATCGGCCTGATGTTCCCGGCGGCAACAGCCATACTGCCGCTGTTCATCCGCATCCGCGATCTTGGCCTTCTCAATACCTATTGGGGCGTCGTTCTGCCGCAGGTCGCGTTCGGACTTGGAATGAGCATCCTGCTCCTGCGGAATTATTTCAAAAACCTGCCGGAGGAATTGTTCCAGGCAGCGCTGGTCGACGGCTGCGGCTACATGCGCTTCTTCTGGTACATCACCCTTCCGCTTTCGCGACCGATCATCGCCACTGTCAGCATCATTTCCTTCGTCGGCAGCTGGAATAGCTACATCCTGCCGCTGATCATGCTGAACTCGGAATCGATCTATCCCTGGCCACTCGGGATCATGGTCTATCGCGGCGAGTTCGGGACACAGTGGCAGCTGGTGCTGGCCTTCATCACGCTGACCATCCTGCCAACCATCATCGTCTTCTTCCTCGCGCAAAAACACATCATCGCTGGCCTGACAGCCGGTGCGGTGAAGTCCTGA
- a CDS encoding carbohydrate ABC transporter permease: MTDISVTSTVSAAARPKPVVRRKSSANHGRLPVLLIFLPPALLLFTIFVILPMGEAAWYSLYKWSGYGAPTDFVGLRNFQVLFNNQAFLTSLKNNALIIVVSIIVQIPLAIWLSTMLANRIAGVVMFRLIFFLPYVLAEVAAGLIWRFVYDGDYGLFASLAHLFGVATPYVLSDKDLAIYAVLAVIVWKYFGFHMMLFIAGLQSLDKSILEAAEIDGATGWQKFRYVTLPLLASTLRLSVFFAIVGSLQLFDLIMPLTGGGPFNSTQTMVTFLFNFGVTRMQVGLGSAVGVVLFVICVTLAFGYKRIFMRND, encoded by the coding sequence ATGACTGATATCAGCGTCACATCGACCGTCAGTGCGGCGGCACGGCCCAAGCCTGTTGTCCGGCGAAAGAGCTCGGCAAACCACGGCCGCCTGCCGGTGCTGCTCATCTTCCTGCCACCTGCCCTGCTGCTTTTCACGATCTTTGTCATCCTGCCGATGGGAGAAGCGGCTTGGTACAGCCTCTATAAATGGAGTGGCTACGGCGCACCGACGGATTTTGTCGGCCTGCGGAATTTCCAGGTCCTGTTCAACAACCAGGCCTTTCTGACATCTCTGAAAAACAACGCGTTGATCATTGTCGTCTCGATCATCGTGCAGATTCCGTTGGCGATCTGGCTGTCGACGATGCTCGCCAACAGGATTGCCGGCGTGGTGATGTTCCGGCTGATTTTCTTTCTGCCCTACGTGCTCGCCGAGGTGGCCGCCGGCCTGATCTGGCGCTTCGTCTACGATGGCGACTATGGCCTGTTCGCGTCGCTGGCGCATCTGTTCGGCGTTGCGACGCCCTATGTGCTCTCCGACAAGGACCTGGCGATCTACGCCGTCCTGGCGGTCATCGTCTGGAAGTATTTCGGCTTTCACATGATGTTGTTCATCGCCGGGCTGCAATCGCTCGACAAGAGCATTCTGGAAGCTGCCGAGATCGACGGTGCTACGGGCTGGCAGAAATTCCGTTATGTTACGCTACCCCTGCTTGCCTCCACACTGCGTCTTTCCGTCTTCTTCGCGATCGTCGGCTCGCTGCAACTGTTTGACCTGATCATGCCGCTGACCGGTGGCGGACCGTTCAACTCGACCCAGACGATGGTGACTTTCCTCTTCAATTTCGGCGTCACCAGGATGCAGGTCGGCCTCGGCAGCGCCGTCGGGGTGGTGCTGTTCGTGATCTGCGTCACCCTCGCCTTCGGTTACAAACGGATATTTATGCGCAATGACTGA
- a CDS encoding ABC transporter substrate-binding protein gives MFQIVGAKALRGKRTAMLVATTGLAMMLGAASAMADTTVKWLHLELDPGYVAIWRKIADTYETQHPGVKIQMQFLENEAFKAKLPTLLQSSDAPDFFYSWGGGVLKQQMATGALLDLTTAMKANDGAWLKSFNPAAVEGLTFDGKISAVPFKLGTVSFYYNKALFAKAGVDATAIKSWEDYLAAVKKIKAAGIVPIAGGGGEKWPIHFYWSYLVMRDGGQKVFDAAKTGQGEGFNDPAVIKAGEQLADLGKLEPFQPGYLGATWPQTLGVFADGKAAMILGFENTESNQRTNAGDGKGLASDNIGRFAFPAVTGGAGAATDTLGGLNAWAVSKKAPPEALDFLAYLNNADNQRAMAKAGMIIPVAVGAEDGVTNPLMRQSAEQLAHTTWHQNFFDQDLGPSVGRVVNDVSVGIVSGQLTPKDGAAQIQEAFEQDQL, from the coding sequence CGATGGCCGATACCACCGTCAAGTGGCTGCACCTTGAGCTTGATCCTGGCTATGTCGCCATCTGGCGCAAGATAGCCGATACCTATGAGACCCAGCATCCCGGCGTCAAAATCCAGATGCAGTTTCTGGAAAACGAAGCATTCAAGGCCAAGCTGCCGACGCTGCTGCAATCGAGCGACGCCCCGGATTTTTTCTATAGCTGGGGTGGCGGCGTCCTGAAGCAGCAGATGGCAACTGGCGCTCTGCTGGATCTGACCACTGCAATGAAGGCCAATGACGGCGCGTGGCTGAAGAGCTTCAATCCTGCTGCCGTCGAGGGCCTGACCTTCGACGGCAAAATCAGCGCCGTACCCTTCAAGCTCGGCACGGTCTCGTTCTATTACAACAAGGCGCTGTTCGCCAAAGCCGGCGTCGACGCGACCGCCATCAAGAGTTGGGAAGACTATCTGGCAGCGGTCAAGAAGATCAAGGCTGCCGGTATCGTGCCGATCGCCGGGGGTGGCGGCGAAAAGTGGCCGATCCACTTCTACTGGAGCTACCTCGTCATGCGCGACGGCGGCCAGAAGGTGTTCGACGCCGCCAAGACCGGACAGGGTGAAGGCTTCAACGATCCCGCCGTCATCAAGGCCGGCGAGCAGCTTGCCGACCTCGGCAAACTCGAACCGTTCCAGCCGGGGTATCTCGGCGCGACATGGCCGCAGACCCTCGGCGTATTTGCCGACGGCAAGGCGGCGATGATCCTTGGCTTCGAGAATACCGAATCCAACCAGCGCACCAATGCCGGCGACGGCAAAGGCCTCGCCAGCGACAATATCGGTCGCTTTGCGTTTCCGGCAGTAACGGGGGGTGCTGGTGCCGCGACGGATACGCTCGGGGGACTGAATGCCTGGGCGGTGTCGAAAAAAGCGCCCCCGGAAGCGCTGGATTTCCTAGCCTATCTCAACAATGCCGACAACCAGCGGGCGATGGCGAAGGCCGGTATGATCATTCCCGTGGCGGTCGGCGCCGAGGATGGGGTCACCAATCCGCTGATGAGGCAGTCCGCCGAACAACTGGCCCATACCACCTGGCACCAGAACTTCTTCGACCAGGATCTGGGACCGTCCGTCGGGCGTGTAGTCAACGATGTTTCCGTTGGCATTGTCTCCGGCCAGCTGACGCCGAAGGATGGAGCTGCGCAGATCCAGGAGGCTTTCGAGCAGGATCAACTCTGA